The Lates calcarifer isolate ASB-BC8 linkage group LG24, TLL_Latcal_v3, whole genome shotgun sequence sequence CACTTATTGGATGGCCCTGCTGTTAGAGAGCAGTGGTTCTTATTAGTTTGTAGTGGAAAGACAGACAATTAAGTTGCTCTTTCAGTGTTTAAATTgattttctccctctgcttttctctcctaTGGTGAGAAGTGCAGGATTTTAGACTCGTACATATGTTACTTTGcagtatgaaaaaaataagACTGGCTTGACTGACGACTTGTCCTCTCTTAGACCCAGGTGGGAGAGTTCCTCGGGGATAATGACCGCTTCAATAAGGAGGTGATGTACGCCTACGTGGATCAAATGGACTTCCAGGGCAAAGACTTTGTTTCCGCCCTAAGGATGTTCTTGGAGGGCTTCCGACTCCCTGGAGAAGCACAGAAGATCGACCGGCTCATGGAGAAATTTGCAGCAAGATATCTGGAGTGCAATCAGGGGTGAGATTAGATCTCTGGTTGGAAGATCCTGACCATGGAAATGGCTGAATTTGATTTTGTCTGGACCACATACTGTTCAATATTCTGTTACATCAGTTTGCATCCTCTCTCCCCCTaccttcttctccttttcaatTTTCTAGGCAAACCCTCTTTGCCAGTGCTGACACCGCTTACGTCCTTGCCTACTCAATCATTATGTTGACAACAGACCTTCACAGTCCACAGGTAAGCACCTCACCTTGATGGGTGGCAACCCTCAGGAATGTCTTTTGACAGCAGTCTTTTCCCTCAGAAATCAGCACAACATAAATCACAGGGATGGCACAAGCGGCTCTTGACCCACATCTCTCTCATTGTCTGCAAAGGTGaagaataaaatgacaaaagagcAATACATCAAGATGAACCGAGGCATCAATGACAGCAAAGACCTACCCGAGGAGTATCTCTCAGCCATCTATGACGAGATTGCGGGGAAGAAGATCGCCATGAAGGAGACGAAAGAGCTCACAATGAAATCCAACAAGCAGAGTGAGTCTCACAGATGTAATAAATACTAAGATGAAGATTGCAGATATTATCCAGAGCCATTTACCTGATATCTTTGTTGCTGTAATGGTTTTGGAAGAGACTTACCACCACCATAGATGTGTTTGATGATTAGATCATCTAAAGATGCTTGTAAGCCATCTTCAGATTAAATTACAAAGGAATCATAAGTAGTGAAGAAATGACAGTAACCCATTCAGAAGGACTCATTCAAGAGTTACATGCACTGTCACAGCTATTCTTGAAAATATACAACAGACAGTGCATTGGCTTACTCATATTTGGCATCAATTGTTTTGTGGAAACCGCttcttaaaatgtaaaaaggcATGAAGAGGCCTATTGTTACATTTTGTCCCTAGATGGTTCCTTTTTGACACTTTGCAGAGCTTGTGTTTTCCACGCTGAGTTTGTTTTAGTTGCTGCGAAAAACTCTGTGGGTGTTTTCTGTGCAATGTGCGACTCGCTGGTGTCAATTCTCGCTCAGGTGTGGCCAGCGAGAAGCAGAGGCGTCTGCTGTACAACGTGGAGATGGAGCAGATGGCCAAGACGGCCAAGGCTCTGATGGAGGCCGTCAGCCACGTCCAGGCTCCCTTCACCAGTGCCACACATCTGGAGCACGTCAGGCCCATGTTCAAGGTAACACAAGTAGACAGGTGCAAGATGCCACTGTGaggcacacaaatacacacactgtttcacacacaaattGGACGGCTCATTATCCTCTATTGTTCTTCAGCTGGCATGGACCCCCTTTCTGGCTGCTTTCAGCGTGGGGCTTCAGGACTGCGATGACACTGAGGTGGCTTCTCTGTGTCTTGAAGGCATCCGTTGTGCCATCAGGATAGCGTGCATCTTCTCCATACAGGTACCTCTGTCAGAACTGGAGGAATAATGCACACTCCCTCATCCTGCAGTGTTTCTGATACGCCACcttgtcttttttgtctctccACCAGTTGGAGAGGGATGCGTACGTCCAGGCCCTGGCGAGGTTCACTCTGCTGACGGCCAGCTCCGGCATTGCggaaatgaaacagaagaacATTGACACCATCAAGACCCTAATCACTGTGGCCCACACTGATGGCAACTACCTGGGCAACTCCTGGCATGAGGTTTGATATTTTTACCTCACCTAAAACTGTCACGCTGTATTTGCTCACAACAGGCCTCAATTTCCAACTGGATACTCTGTCTACTACCATTCCTTTAAATTTTGGCTTAGTCTTTAAATATGCCACTCTCCTCTATGTCTTTTCTCAGATCATGAAGTGCATCAGTCAGTTGGAGCTGGCTCAGCTGATCGGTACAGGGGTGAAGGCACGCTACATCTCAGGGACAGTGCGCGGCAAAGAGGGCTTTGTCACAAGTACCAAGGAGCAGAGCAACGATGAGTACCTGGGTCTAGGTCAGTGAGAACTTATAAATGCACAAAGCACAGACAATCCAATGTCACGACCATGTCCTATTTTTTCATTGGAGCTGTACTAACTGTAATACAAGCTAGATGTCTGAACCTTCTTTGCTTTGCTCTGCAGTTGGAGGGACAGTGGACCGTAAGCAGATTGCCAGCATTCAGGAATCCATCGGCGAGACCAGCTCTCAGAGTGTGGTGGTAGCTGTCGACAGGTACTGAAGTAAAATAAGAGGAAAACCCATGCCtgtttttttcatataattCCCTCTGTAAGTGGACCATATTGGGGTATAATGAACCAATTATCACGTTGGTAATGATTTCTAATACAGTTGTGGCTGTCTAAAGAGCATGAAGATGGGAACCACTTCTTGTTGAAAAGATAATATTTCATGAAAAGTAACACAAATTAGAGTGCATTCAAAGGCAGTTAAACATTTACTGGTTGTGCAGCCTGTATATTGTGAACtgatacttttcttttttcattagaTGTTATTCACATCCACCTATTTTTCTCCAGCTTTGGGGAAGAATGCTTTTTTGTCTAAAAAGTTGCAAAATATGCCTCCAAAGTAATATATAATTGTCATTTTTTGCTTTAGAATATTCACAGGTTCTACCAGACTGGATGGCAATGCTATAGGTGAGTCTAGCTGAACTTGCTTCATATTGTATTATACTTGCCCCACCAAGGACAAGCACATTCCAGCTATTTTTGATTACCGTGAGTCATTTTGCTCGCACAAAGCACCTTTTTTCTTTGCTTATCGCCGACATCTTCTGTCTATTTGTCAGTTGATTTTGTGCGCTggctgtgtgctgtgtccaTGGATGAGCTGGCCTCGCCCACACACCCACGTATGTTCAGCCTGCAAAAAATAGTTGAAATTTCCTACTACAACATGGGCCGCATCAGGCTGCAGTGGTCCAGGATCTGGGAGGTGATCGGAGACCACTTCAACAAGGTGGGTGAGGACTGATCACCCACTTCAGGCATGGGTACCGTGAAACAGATGCACATTTTTAAGGCAGAAGTGTAATTCTGTTGTATAAAAGGAactaaaaactgtcaaatattttttcttgttaaattgTTGGTATTATTGATTACCTATATGAGGGTAAATGAGACAAAGTGAGCTGCAAACAaccattttcttcctctcccaccTTCTGTTTTGCAGTATGATTTCAATCACTGATAAGCACAAATTGCTGCCAGAAAAGCTTTCTGGCATATTGGTATTCAAGGACGCATTTTTCACAGAGGCTCTGTTTCTCACTGAGTAGCTGCAAACTGGGTTTGGCTTGTGTAAAATCAAATCTTCAAAGTAGTCATTCATCATGTTGGaaagtggatttaaaaaatgtctttattttattttacctgGAGGGTTAACCGTTCTTTTAGTGTACCCagatgcttgttttttttttagctgtacATTTTCCTCAAAGAACAGTTTGTTCTTGGGAAGCTGCACTTGACtttaagaaaactgaaatatgtttttatctctgtgcaGGTTGGGTGTAATTCCAATGAAGATGTGGCAATTTTTGCAGTGGACTCTCTCAGGCAACTGTCCATGAAATTTTTGGAGAAGGGGGAGCTGGCTAACTTCAGATTCCAGAAAGACTTCCTGAGGCCTTTCGAGCACATCATGAAAAAGAAcaggtaaaaaaagaaaaaagtagatGCTCATGTTACTACTCTAATGTAAGTCTGTCATGCTGGGTCATGCACACAAGGCCTGTATTGTGCTGTGAGTGGTCACTATTTCTtagctgcagacacacacacactggatcactcccctcctcccttctcccCCCTGTAGCAGTTCTCTGCCTCGACTGttattcactctctttctgtctgtcttttttattgcaGTGAGTAAGCATATTGTTTGGTTGTTCACTCAGATAAAAGCAGCAAGCCAACATTTCCACTGGCccatttcagtctgttttcattACCCTTTCAGTGAATTCATGATTCTGCCCCCCCTCCCTTGTTTGGTCCAAATCTGTCTTGAATGGAATTTCAACAGCCATCAGTTATAAATAAGTTTGATTTAGCCGCTGCAATTATCTGTGTGCGGCATGTCAAAAGGCGAGCTGTTTTACTGCACCACACTTTTCACTGATGTGAAAGAGGAGTAGCTGTATGTATGAATCCAGCCTCACGTTGAATAGGCAGAGGGCCTCAACAGAGAGGAGATGGCAGGCAGCCATGTAAACCCTGCAGCGCAGTGTCTCCATTAGACTCTCATGCTGCCCTCCCCTGTGTGTGATGGAAAGTGGAGGCAGAGCTTTTCTCTCATTCATAACTACTGAGCAATTAGGAATGCTCTTCACTATGGCAACAGTTGCTGTAAAAACCTGTCGTGCCAAGACTAGCCAGTGCCGGAATAATGATTCTGCCTGAAAATGGAACTGAGGATGTCATCAAGAGCTTTTAAAGCTAATTGACATCAATGAAGAGATTAATTTCCTTCTTTTTAATTGATTGACTCTTATGCTTCTTACTTTTTTAATCACCCTCACCCACTCTGTGCCTCACCTCTTTGAttccatctcctccttttctATCTGCTCTTCTTCCTCAACCCTCTCCAATCCCTGTCCTCCTTCCGTTCCGCTTTCCCATATCACTTCTCCAGGTCTCCCACCATCAGAGACATGGTGGTGCGCTGTATAGCTCAGATGGTTAACTCCCAGGCGGCAAACATCCGCTCAGGCTGGAAGAATATCTTCTCTGTCTTCCACCTGGCCGCCTCAGACCAGGATGAGAGTATCGTGGAGCTGGCCTTTCAGACCACGGGCCACATCGTCAGTAAGTtcgacacacacagacagccaaGAACGATATGATAACTTAATTTGCAACCCTcctaatttattttcttaaccATTTTGTGGTTGGCACATGTTGGATCTGACATTAAAgtcttgctctgtctctcttatgTTTTCCCTTCACCCATCTCTCTTTTATCCCCCCTccatccacctccaccaccagcGAATGTATTCGAAAAGCACTTTGCAGCCACCATCGACTCCTTCCAGGACGCAGTTAAGTGTCTGTCAGAGTTTGCCTGCAATGCCTCCTTCCCGGACACCAGCATGGAAGCCATCCGCCTCATCCGACACTGCGCCAAATATGTCTCAGAGAGGCCACAGGTCAATACCTGAGcagtttatttgttattttattatattaaaagTGCCATGTGTATTGTTATCAGTGTTAGGAATAAAGCAAAATACATAGACTCAGATGTGTTTTAGATAGAAGACAAATAATATTGGTTTGCTGAAATGACTAACACATTCAAAAAACATATAAAGCTACATAAAGACTATAATCATGTTGTGCTTTCATTACCGTACAGTACATCTATTCCTGTGTGCATCAAAATGTGCCTTGTGCAAAGATTGACTGGTACAGCTTAGGCACTCCACtataatttttctttctcagggAAAATCTGTGCATCAGGCAggcaagacagagagagtgtgtaggGCATATCAGgggcatgtacagtatgtatggaaatgtgtatttgtgtaggAGGGTTAATTCCCACCCTGAGGCAGAGCTGCTACAGTGGTGAATGTGTCTCCTGTTTCTCTGGCAGGCCTTCAAAGACTACACCAGTGATGACATGAATGTAGCGCCTGAGGATCGCGTGTGGGTGCGGGGATGGTTCCCAATCCTCTTCGAGCTCTCCTGCATCATCAACAGGTGTAAGCTGGATGTCAGGACCAGGTAGGTGGGGGGTTCACCTTTAGCCTGCTATTTCAGGGCTTGAAATGCATGCATCATAAAAGGTGCGAAACTGGATcttaaacacaaatgtaaagGTGGCTATGTAGTAAAAAAGCAAATATCAGCTAAGGCATCGAGGAAAGGACAAATCTATGTGTGTGCTTTTCCCAGGGGGCTAACAGTGATGTTTGAAGTGATGAAGACCTATGGACACACCTTTGAAAAACACTGGTGGCAAGACCTGTTCAGAATTGTCTTCAGGATCTTTGACAACATGAAGCTTCCTGAGCAGCAGACTGAGGTATATGAGTCTTTGATCTTCAACAGCTGTTTCAACCATCCTATGGTCTAACAGCTGTATTGTCCATACAAATATTAATGATCTGAGGAGCAAACAGCCCTAAAATATCCCAATACAATCTCTAATCTTCTTCTTTGTGCCCTCAGAAAGCAGAGTGGATGACCACCACCTGTAACCATGCACTTTACGCCATCTGTGATGTCTTCACCCAATACTTTGAGTCCCTCAATGATGTGCTGCTGGATGACATTCTGGCTCAGCTCTATTGGTGTGTGCAACAAGGTGAGCACACATGCAACCccttttttcctgttatttttccttttatacAAGTATATAACCCTAAAGTTTCCAGGATGTAGGGCTGATTAAGGCTCAGATTGTTTGGGAGGCCAAAGAAGCAACAGTCATTAAGACAGTTACTGGCAGTACCCCTGAGCTGTGCTTGGCTGCAGTGGCAGAGCTCAGAGGCTGTCTCTGAGCTTTCATGTGCTGCATCAATACTCTTCCATCGCTTTATAAAAAGAAGGTTAAGCAGATGATCAATAACCTTTTTAGTGATTTTGGGTTGTTTAAAAGAAGAACTCTCTGCAGGCGTTATGTATCGATGTATCTTACCGTTTTCCATCACTCCTGTCTTTTTCAATTTACCCTTCCCttgtctctccccctccccccgtCTCAACCTCTCCACTTCTCCCTCctaccccctcctcctcctcgtctgtAGATAATGAGCAGCTTGCCCGTTCGGGCACCAACTGTCTAGAGAACGTGGTCATCCTGAACGGAGAGAAGTTTTCCCCAGAGACCTGGGACAAGACATGTAACTGCATGCTAGACATCTTCAAGACCACCATCCCACACGCGTAAGCTGCTGCACTGAATACTGAACTGTCTCTCCCTCAAAGTCAGAAAACAAGCCATACTTTTTAATTTACATGCAAATAAGGACTTAAAGTCTTTAACTCTGCAGTAATTTTAATTATAAAGTCACATAAGTTGCTAAATGAAAGCGGTAAAGGGAATTACACAGGAATAAAATATACAATCTTCCTGTCTGTATCATTTTCCACAATCAATTTGCAAGGAATTTCTTATCTAATCTGATTTTTTGAAATACAAACCAAACATATTTCTAAGGAAGCAGAAATGATAACCAGCAGAGACTTTAACTAAATTAAGACCTTGTTCAGCTTGATGTATgctcaggatttttttttttttaacatggaaGTCGTTTGTCATTCTGTACGAAAATTAATATGATTTAGTGAATAAATGCTTTTCCTGTTTTGCAGACTGTTAACATGGAGAccagcaggagcagagggagaacaCTTGACTTCACAGAGCCTGTCAGACAAACAGTTGGTGAGGAAAAATCgagtatttttgtgttttgcgTGTGAATGAATTACTATTTGTTCTGGTACTTGCAAGTGGTGCAGATCATTTTTGTGAACCTAGcatatttttctttgtgatATTTGtacaattttatttacatatctCTGAGTATTCTACTGCTGGGAAACAAAATATTAGTCTTTCTTCTTTCACaaggtttttatttctcataCATAATTTATATgcctgcactgtgtgtgtaattttaaGTGAAGTGCATTTATTTATTCCACTTTGCTCTCAGGACTCAGTTTCCCAGAAGTCAGTGGACATCCAGTCCCGCTCCGAAGACCAGCACTCCATCAGCAGTGCTGACAGGGTCGCCATGGAGAACCGTCGGCAGAGTCAGTACAGCTCGGCCTCAGGCATGGGTGAGGACGGCTCTAGGAGCAGGACCCCAACAAGTAAGCCTGTTGCTGAAGACTGAATATGACTGTTCTTGTCTACACGTGTGTGTTCTGATGGACGTTTGCCACTGTGTGATCCACAGAGGTCCAGGAGCAGCGCTTATTCTCGGCCTTGCTGATAAAGTGTGTCGTGCAGCTGGAGCTCATCCAGACTATTGATAACATCGTGTTTTTTCCTGCCACCAGTAAGAAGGAGGATGCTGAGAACTTTGCTGCTGCTCAGGTACGAACAGCTGTGGTTCACTGATAATCATAATGTTTCAAAGCTTGCTAGCtcatcagggttttttttcaatgctttgtgatttaagagaaaaataatctgtcatgtgtttgtatttttgaagCGGGACGCTGTAAATACAGCAGACGTTCCAGTTGAGACCCAAGACCAGGGCATGTATCGCTACCTGACCTCTGAGCAGCTCTTCAAGCTGCTGGACTGCCTGCTGGAGTCCCACCGCTTCGCCAAAGCTTTCAACTCCAACAACGAGCAGAGGACTTTGCTGTGGAAAGCAGGTAGGCTGACAAACCACTGTCTGCATCTTTGTTTGATGCAGTCAAAAAATAATAGTGGTGATTAACCTCAGGCACATTACCAAGCCGGCCACGGGGGATTCTGTGTTGCCCCTTGTGGCAGTTTGGGGATGACTTATCATCccaaaaaatgttaattaaaatggCTGTCA is a genomic window containing:
- the arfgef1 gene encoding brefeldin A-inhibited guanine nucleotide-exchange protein 1 isoform X2 → MFEGKKTKNMFLTRALEKILADKEVKKAHHSQLRKACEVALEEIKEESEKLSPPSGDGKSGSSTLPPIKSKTNFIEADKYFLPFELACQSKCPRIVITSLDCLQKLIAYGHLTGSAPDSTAPGKKLIDRIIETICACFQGPQTDEGVQLQIIKALLTAVTSQHIEIHEGTVLQAVRTCYNIYLASKNLINQTTAKATLTQMLNVIFARMENQALQEAKQLERERHRQHSPVTQHTEPESPQLQAHIHLPAKSPAQEANGPVTPPTPSITIPSTPSTPSTPAPEGGGGGSRSVSREQEEQGEQGEQGSVYESPDPENGSDFCVAENEQTEADQATAAAQNAAAQQHPEAGEEDEETPNYEEKAQEIVQSILQEVVNTVAGGHCLDPAHLCSDTKEPGGESEPVESEPAEAATEGTQSSLEDEGTLGSDSEHVHANGIPGTPISASFTPSLPDDRLSVSSNDTQESGAAPGQPPGAKFSHILQKDAFLVFRSLCKLSMKPLSDGPPDPKSHELRSKVLSLQLLLSILQNAGPIFKTNEMFINAIKQYLCVALSKNGVSSVPEVFELSLSIFLTLLSHFKTHLKMQIEVFFKEIFLYILETSTSSYDHKWMVIQTLTRICADAQSVVDIYVNYDCDLNAANIFERLVNDLSKIAQGRGGHELGTTPLQELTLRKKGLECLVSILKCMVEWSKDQYVNPNSQTSLGQEKPSEQESTETKAPETINRYGSINSLDSTASSGIGSYSTQMSGTDNPEQFEVLKQQKEIIEQGIDLFNKKPKRGIQYLQEQGMLGTTPEDLAQFLHQEERLDSTQVGEFLGDNDRFNKEVMYAYVDQMDFQGKDFVSALRMFLEGFRLPGEAQKIDRLMEKFAARYLECNQGQTLFASADTAYVLAYSIIMLTTDLHSPQVKNKMTKEQYIKMNRGINDSKDLPEEYLSAIYDEIAGKKIAMKETKELTMKSNKQSVASEKQRRLLYNVEMEQMAKTAKALMEAVSHVQAPFTSATHLEHVRPMFKLAWTPFLAAFSVGLQDCDDTEVASLCLEGIRCAIRIACIFSIQLERDAYVQALARFTLLTASSGIAEMKQKNIDTIKTLITVAHTDGNYLGNSWHEIMKCISQLELAQLIGTGVKARYISGTVRGKEGFVTSTKEQSNDEYLGLVGGTVDRKQIASIQESIGETSSQSVVVAVDRIFTGSTRLDGNAIVDFVRWLCAVSMDELASPTHPRMFSLQKIVEISYYNMGRIRLQWSRIWEVIGDHFNKVGCNSNEDVAIFAVDSLRQLSMKFLEKGELANFRFQKDFLRPFEHIMKKNRSPTIRDMVVRCIAQMVNSQAANIRSGWKNIFSVFHLAASDQDESIVELAFQTTGHIVTNVFEKHFAATIDSFQDAVKCLSEFACNASFPDTSMEAIRLIRHCAKYVSERPQAFKDYTSDDMNVAPEDRVWVRGWFPILFELSCIINRCKLDVRTRGLTVMFEVMKTYGHTFEKHWWQDLFRIVFRIFDNMKLPEQQTEKAEWMTTTCNHALYAICDVFTQYFESLNDVLLDDILAQLYWCVQQDNEQLARSGTNCLENVVILNGEKFSPETWDKTCNCMLDIFKTTIPHALLTWRPAGAEGEHLTSQSLSDKQLDSVSQKSVDIQSRSEDQHSISSADRVAMENRRQSQYSSASGMGEDGSRSRTPTKVQEQRLFSALLIKCVVQLELIQTIDNIVFFPATSKKEDAENFAAAQRDAVNTADVPVETQDQGMYRYLTSEQLFKLLDCLLESHRFAKAFNSNNEQRTLLWKAGFKGKSKPNLLKQETSSLACGLRILFRMYTDESRQDAWAEVQRRLLNVCSEAVAYFLALTSESHREAWTNLLLLFLTKVLKISDERFKAHASRYYPLLCEIMQFDLIPELRAVLRKFYLRIGLVFNIAQLPEPEPEPQLTHTGQETDMEVGEEAGEEAQ